One genomic segment of Podarcis raffonei isolate rPodRaf1 chromosome 7, rPodRaf1.pri, whole genome shotgun sequence includes these proteins:
- the KCNG2 gene encoding potassium voltage-gated channel subfamily G member 2, producing the protein MYQEMALLPGPTDPEFTSYSYNNLETLCEVQAKKGFFYKKATLLRPGEDLCCFAHREDRTGYVIINVGGIKYRIPWTTLENCPLTRLGKLKSCNNYEEIMDICDDYDVNCNEFFFDRNPCAFRTIMTFVTAGKLRLLREMCALSFQDELVYWGIEEEHLEWCCKKRLRQKEEEMAEAALFEEEMLASEEPQCAFEDSSRLQFCMRKLRDMVENPHSGIPGKIFACISVSFVAITAVSLCISTMPDLREEEDRGECSQKCHDIFVLETVCVAWFSFEFVLRSIQAESKCAFLKTPLNIIDILAILPFYISLIIDTASTKNTDKPGGSGGGSGGGNKYLERVGLVLRTLRALRILYVMRLARHSLGLQTLGLTVRRCTREFGLLVLFLCVAMALFSPLVYLAESEMGAKHEFTSVPSSYWWAVISMTTVGYGDMVPRSIPGQVVALSSILSGILLMAFPVTSIFHTFSRSYIELKEQQQRAASRQYHHVEESTRTLNEDSSHEGDATCSQEVDAEVVHAETEQGTKSC; encoded by the exons ATGTATCAGGAAATGGCATTGCTCCCTGGGCCCACAGATCCCGAATTCACCTCATATTCTTACAACAACTTGGAGACACTTTGCGAAGTGCAGGCAAAGAAAGGATTCTTCTACAAAAAGGCCACACTTCTGCGTCCTGGGGAGGACTTGTGTTGCTTTGCCCACCGAGAGGACCGAACTGGGTATGTGATCATCAATGTAGGTGGCATCAAATACAGAATCCCATGGACCACATTAGAGAATTGCCCCTTGACCAGGCTTGGGAAGTTAAAATCGTGTAACAACTACGAAGAGATCATGGATATCTGTGATGACTATGATGTCAATTGCAACGAGTTTTTCTTTGACCGCAACCCGTGTGCCTTCAGGACCATCATGACTTTTGTGACGGCTGGGAAGCTCAGGCTCCTGAGAGAAATGTGTGCCCTCTCTTTCCAAGATGAGCTGGTTTACTGGGGGATAGAAGAGGAACACCTGGAGTGGTGCTGTAAAAAAAGGCTGCGACAAAAAGAGGAAGAGATGGCGGAGGCTGCCCTGTTTGAAGAGGAAATGCTAGCTAGTGAAGAGCCACAATGTGCCTTCGAGGACAGTAGCCGTTTGCAGTTCTGCATGAGAAAGCTCAGGGATATGGTGGAAAATCCTCACTCGGGGATCCCTGGAAAGATCTTTGCTTGCATATCCGTTTCCTTTGTTGCCATCACTGCAGTTAGTCTCTGTATTAGCACCATGCCAGAtctcagagaagaagaagaccgG GGTGAATGTTCCCAGAAGTGCCATGACATCTTTGTTCTGGAGACGGTCTGCGTGGCTTGGTTTTCCTTTGAGTTTGTCTTGCGCTCCATCCAGGCAGAGAGCAAATGCGCCTTCTTGAAGACTCCGCTCAACATTATAGACATCTTGGCCATCTTGCCTTTCTACATCTCTTTGATTATAGATACAGCCTCTACCAAAAACACTGACAAACCTGGGGGtagtggcggtggcagcggtgGTGGAAACAAATACTTGGAGAGAGTGGGCCTTGTCCTCCGCACCTTGCGAGCCCTCCGTATCCTGTATGTCATGCGCTTGGCCAGGCATTCACTGGGGCTGCAGACCCTGGGGCTTACCGTACGCCGTTGCACGCGGGAATTTGGGCTCCTGGTCCTCTTCCTTTGTGTCGCTATGGCACTCTTCTCCCCACTGGTTTACCTGGCGGAGAGTGAAATGGGAGCCAAGCATGAATTCACCAGTGTCCCCAGCAGTTACTGGTGGGCTGTCATATCCATGACAACTGTTGGCTATGGCGACATGGTACCTCGTAGCATTCCCGGGCAGGTGGTCGCCCTGAGCAGCATCTTGAGTGGCATTTTGCTAATGGCTTTCCCTGTCACGTCCATATTCCACACTTTTTCCCGCTCGTACATTGAGCTTAAAGAGCAACAGCAGAGAGCTGCTAGCAGACAGTACCATCATGTGGAAGAAAGCACCAGAACTCTGAATGAGGACAGTTCCCATGAAGGAGATGCCACATGTTCACAAGAGGTTGATGCAGAGGTGGTTCACGCAGAGACTGAACAGGGAACTAAGAGTTGCTGA